In one window of Hymenobacter nivis DNA:
- a CDS encoding AI-2E family transporter, with protein MALNPTETNIYTPRQRFILLIVTLVVLGWLALFGLLQYLTAFLGAGILYVVLRPWFTALVHKRQWNRTLVTVLLLVFAVVVLVIPFFALTSLLINRIQTLAQNTDQILLVVQRIERKVGMQVTQENNVRQLLQQGAARVSQWIPTLASSVLNVVVIVGLMLFTLYYLFMQEDAFLAGLHRYLPFREKTLDELSNSLRNNVNANVLGSGLVALVQGLLTGATLWMFGVPQPLFWTVIAFFVAFIPVLGTPLVWGPAALYQFAQGQTTQGIGILLVGAIVIINIDNLLRIWLAKGMGDIHPWVTLVGLTLGVGIFGIVGLVIGPLLLSYFIVLMQVFARENRARAHVSNAAAEAMKRLAATEDQ; from the coding sequence ATGGCCCTAAATCCCACGGAAACTAATATCTACACGCCGCGCCAGCGCTTCATTCTGCTTATTGTGACGCTGGTGGTGCTGGGCTGGCTGGCCCTGTTCGGACTGCTGCAATACCTGACGGCGTTTCTGGGGGCGGGCATTCTGTACGTGGTGCTGCGGCCGTGGTTCACGGCCTTGGTGCACAAGCGCCAGTGGAACCGCACCCTCGTAACGGTGCTGCTGCTGGTGTTTGCGGTGGTAGTGCTGGTGATTCCGTTCTTCGCCCTTACCTCGCTGCTCATTAACCGCATCCAGACCCTGGCCCAGAACACTGATCAGATTTTGCTGGTGGTGCAGCGCATCGAGCGCAAAGTGGGCATGCAGGTGACGCAGGAAAACAACGTGCGCCAGCTTTTGCAGCAGGGGGCAGCCCGCGTGAGCCAGTGGATTCCGACGCTGGCCAGCAGCGTGCTCAACGTCGTCGTAATCGTGGGCCTGATGCTGTTTACGCTCTACTACCTCTTCATGCAGGAGGATGCCTTTTTGGCGGGACTGCACCGCTACCTGCCCTTCCGCGAGAAGACCTTGGACGAGCTGAGCAATTCGCTGCGCAATAACGTGAATGCCAACGTGCTGGGCTCGGGCCTGGTGGCGCTGGTGCAGGGCCTGCTGACGGGCGCGACGCTCTGGATGTTTGGGGTGCCCCAGCCCTTATTCTGGACGGTTATCGCCTTTTTCGTGGCCTTTATTCCGGTGTTGGGCACGCCGCTGGTGTGGGGGCCGGCCGCGCTCTACCAGTTTGCGCAGGGCCAAACCACGCAGGGTATTGGTATCTTGCTGGTAGGAGCTATCGTTATCATCAACATCGACAACCTGTTGCGTATTTGGCTGGCCAAGGGCATGGGCGATATTCACCCCTGGGTAACGCTGGTGGGCCTCACGCTGGGCGTGGGCATTTTTGGCATTGTGGGGCTGGTGATAGGGCCCCTGCTGCTCTCGTACTTCATCGTGCTGATGCAGGTATTTGCTCGCGAAAACCGGGCTCGGGCCCACGTCAGCAACGCGGCCGCCGAGGCCATGAAACGCCTGGCCGCCACTGAAGATCAGTAA
- a CDS encoding PKD domain-containing protein: MRSIITLLGLGTCLAAVPLFPRLEAPATGLTAEPRPVADPNSRIGGELQQLYRLWNTAARGQGPQLAAAFPELTLADGNAVLVRITAKDVAALRPALLARGFVVVSDQSKFHFIEGRLPVGQLAPGTAGISALAAQGLLGVLPVFDPINSAGKVLNQADFVLEAARVRGTRPTGYDGTGVRIGVLSDSYNVLGGAAAGVASGDLPANVQVIQDAATGTDEGRAMIELIHDIAPGAGKAFSSVYLGEANFADQIYKLADPTLGNCKIIVDDISYLTEPMFQDGVIAQAVEEVVATRGLAYYSSAGNYADKSSEYAAPTFTATTGGAADLDFGLSTGVTTDTRQPFTIAASGAFKLAIQWSDPFYTVDGVKTDLDAYLVVAHAGAPIKGDTVARAATNNLANQTPGEIISYTNPAAATNTAFNLVLNRRAGTADPARVKYISYGASFTPTKYWTRSGTVTGHHASTSSMSVSAAPSFNRLAPESFTSKGNPTYLFGPLGAPLAAPVVRLKPDFTSIDFVSTTFFGGNATPDPADGLFFSGTSAAAPNAAAVAALLWQAQPTLTQAQLNDRLKATATDLLTPGYDALTGAGLINAYAAVFGLPLAATAPFVETFDNTGLSRAWQIEGHGAGRSLVRTDFAPASAPGQLVLDNFIPTFTIGAGTSEATLRLNLSAAPAPSYVLTFKHKKILGEVDEAMPATFATTSPTDGVALSVDGGANWLRLADLTGANATAAYKTVSVNLTQFATANNLTLGADVRVRFQRYGASLQVDAAVATRRGGRAFDDVTVSGGTGAPVAFFTSSATAEALCPGSTVQFTDASLLTPTAWDWSFPGGTPATSTAQNPVVTYSTAGTYAATLNVTNATGTASTTTSAVVTVSAALPVASFTARQALICPGGKIGFTNTSTQCVGSISWSFPGGTPATSTAQSPVVTYATAGNYTATLTATNTNGSTTKDIPVQVQSTALAIPYVETLAAGIPATWGVINPDNDITWATATNILLKDGTRGSAADMNFYDYGPKVGQRDTLQTPAFNLTQPRAFLRFDVAYAAAGPVAADNNDSLAVDVYTACTNTRLGRVYLKSAANGLPTTLFRQAAYTPTATSQWRTENIDLATYLNQQVYLRFVAFNQYGNHLYLSNVQIGNTVLATKALADSPALQVYPNPVAGGRGLTLALPLGSGTAALRLVDALGRTAWQSTVALSATAATRRSLDAPLAAGLYTVLCQTADGQLYSRRVVVE; encoded by the coding sequence ATGCGCAGTATCATTACTCTTTTGGGCCTGGGAACCTGCCTGGCCGCTGTGCCGCTGTTCCCGCGCCTGGAGGCCCCGGCCACCGGCCTGACGGCCGAACCCCGCCCGGTGGCCGACCCCAACTCGCGCATCGGCGGCGAGTTGCAGCAGCTGTACCGGCTGTGGAATACCGCCGCCCGCGGCCAGGGCCCCCAGCTGGCCGCCGCCTTCCCCGAGCTGACGCTGGCGGACGGCAACGCGGTGCTGGTGCGCATCACGGCGAAGGATGTGGCCGCACTGCGCCCGGCGCTGCTGGCCCGCGGCTTCGTGGTGGTGTCCGACCAAAGCAAGTTTCACTTCATCGAGGGCCGCCTGCCGGTGGGCCAGCTGGCCCCCGGCACGGCCGGCATCAGCGCCCTGGCGGCGCAGGGCCTGCTGGGCGTGCTACCGGTGTTTGACCCCATCAACAGCGCGGGCAAAGTGCTGAACCAGGCCGATTTCGTGCTGGAAGCGGCCCGCGTGCGGGGTACCCGCCCCACCGGCTATGACGGTACGGGCGTGCGCATCGGCGTATTGAGCGACTCGTACAACGTGCTGGGCGGCGCGGCGGCGGGCGTAGCTTCCGGCGACTTGCCCGCTAACGTGCAGGTAATACAAGACGCCGCCACGGGCACCGACGAGGGCCGCGCCATGATTGAGCTGATCCACGACATCGCCCCCGGGGCGGGCAAGGCCTTCAGCAGCGTCTACTTAGGTGAGGCCAACTTCGCCGACCAGATTTACAAGCTGGCCGACCCCACGCTGGGCAACTGCAAAATCATCGTCGACGACATCAGCTACCTCACCGAGCCGATGTTCCAGGACGGGGTAATTGCCCAGGCCGTGGAGGAAGTGGTGGCAACCCGCGGCTTGGCCTACTACTCGTCGGCCGGCAACTACGCCGACAAGTCGTCGGAGTACGCGGCGCCCACCTTCACCGCCACCACCGGCGGGGCGGCCGATTTGGACTTTGGCCTCTCGACCGGCGTGACGACCGACACGCGCCAGCCGTTCACCATCGCCGCATCGGGCGCGTTCAAGTTGGCCATTCAGTGGAGCGACCCGTTTTACACCGTCGACGGGGTGAAAACCGACCTCGACGCCTACCTCGTGGTGGCTCACGCCGGGGCCCCCATCAAGGGCGACACCGTGGCCCGCGCCGCCACCAATAACCTCGCCAACCAGACGCCCGGCGAAATCATCAGCTACACCAACCCCGCAGCGGCCACCAACACAGCCTTCAACCTGGTGCTGAACCGCCGGGCCGGCACCGCCGACCCCGCCCGCGTGAAGTACATCAGCTACGGCGCCTCGTTCACGCCTACCAAATACTGGACGCGCAGCGGCACCGTCACGGGCCACCACGCCTCCACGAGCAGCATGTCCGTGTCGGCCGCGCCATCGTTCAACCGCCTCGCGCCCGAATCCTTCACCTCGAAGGGCAACCCTACGTACTTGTTTGGGCCCCTGGGCGCGCCCCTGGCGGCCCCGGTAGTGCGCCTCAAGCCCGACTTTACGTCGATTGACTTCGTGAGCACCACGTTCTTTGGCGGCAACGCCACGCCCGACCCAGCCGACGGCTTATTCTTCTCGGGCACGTCGGCGGCGGCGCCCAACGCGGCGGCCGTGGCCGCGCTGCTCTGGCAGGCCCAGCCCACCCTCACCCAGGCCCAGCTCAACGACCGGCTGAAGGCCACGGCCACCGACCTACTGACCCCCGGCTACGATGCCCTGACCGGCGCCGGCCTCATCAACGCCTACGCGGCGGTGTTTGGGCTGCCCCTGGCGGCCACCGCCCCGTTCGTCGAAACCTTCGATAATACCGGCCTTTCCCGCGCCTGGCAAATAGAGGGCCACGGCGCCGGCCGCAGCCTGGTGCGCACCGACTTCGCGCCCGCCTCGGCTCCCGGCCAGCTCGTGCTCGACAACTTCATTCCGACCTTCACCATCGGGGCGGGCACCAGCGAAGCCACGCTGCGCCTCAACCTGAGCGCCGCGCCCGCCCCGAGCTACGTGCTGACGTTCAAGCACAAAAAGATTCTGGGCGAAGTGGATGAAGCCATGCCCGCCACCTTCGCCACCACCAGCCCCACCGATGGCGTGGCCCTGAGCGTGGACGGCGGCGCTAACTGGCTCCGCCTGGCCGACTTGACCGGCGCCAACGCCACGGCTGCCTATAAAACGGTGAGCGTGAACCTGACCCAGTTTGCCACCGCCAACAACCTGACCCTGGGCGCCGACGTGCGCGTGCGCTTCCAGCGCTACGGCGCCAGCCTGCAAGTAGATGCCGCCGTAGCCACCCGCCGCGGGGGCCGCGCCTTCGATGACGTAACCGTGTCGGGTGGCACAGGGGCCCCGGTGGCCTTTTTCACCTCGTCGGCTACCGCCGAGGCCCTGTGCCCCGGCTCCACGGTGCAGTTCACCGATGCTTCGCTGCTGACGCCCACGGCCTGGGACTGGAGCTTCCCCGGCGGCACGCCCGCCACCAGCACCGCCCAGAACCCCGTGGTGACCTACAGCACAGCCGGCACCTACGCCGCCACCCTGAACGTGACCAACGCCACCGGCACGGCCAGCACCACCACAAGCGCGGTGGTGACCGTATCGGCGGCCCTACCGGTAGCTAGCTTCACGGCCCGCCAGGCCCTGATTTGCCCCGGCGGCAAAATCGGCTTCACCAATACCTCCACGCAGTGCGTAGGTAGCATCAGCTGGAGCTTTCCCGGCGGCACACCAGCCACCAGCACCGCCCAAAGCCCCGTGGTGACCTACGCCACAGCCGGCAACTATACCGCCACGCTCACGGCCACCAACACCAACGGCAGCACCACCAAGGATATTCCGGTGCAGGTGCAGAGCACGGCCCTGGCCATTCCTTACGTGGAAACGCTGGCGGCCGGCATTCCCGCCACCTGGGGCGTCATCAACCCCGACAACGACATCACCTGGGCTACGGCTACTAACATCCTGCTCAAGGACGGCACCCGGGGCTCGGCGGCCGACATGAACTTCTACGACTACGGCCCCAAAGTGGGCCAGCGCGACACGCTGCAAACCCCGGCCTTTAACCTGACCCAACCCCGCGCTTTCCTGCGCTTCGACGTGGCCTACGCCGCGGCAGGACCCGTGGCCGCTGACAACAACGATTCGCTGGCCGTGGACGTGTACACAGCCTGCACCAACACCCGCCTAGGCCGCGTGTACCTGAAGTCGGCCGCCAACGGCCTGCCCACCACGCTGTTCCGCCAGGCGGCCTACACCCCCACGGCCACCAGCCAGTGGCGCACCGAGAACATCGACCTGGCCACCTACCTCAACCAGCAAGTGTACCTGCGCTTTGTGGCCTTCAATCAATACGGCAACCACCTGTACCTCTCGAATGTGCAGATAGGTAACACCGTGCTGGCCACCAAGGCCTTAGCCGACTCACCAGCACTACAAGTGTACCCCAACCCGGTGGCTGGCGGCCGCGGCCTCACGCTGGCACTGCCCCTGGGCTCCGGCACCGCCGCCCTGCGCTTGGTTGACGCTCTAGGCCGCACCGCCTGGCAGAGCACCGTGGCCCTAAGCGCCACCGCCGCCACCCGCCGCAGCCTGGACGCCCCCCTGGCTGCCGGCCTCTACACTGTGCTGTGCCAGACGGCCGACGGCCAGTTGTACTCGCGCCGCGTGGTGGTAGAATAG
- the atpD gene encoding F0F1 ATP synthase subunit beta, with amino-acid sequence MANTGKITQIIGPVVDVSFAGEGTKLPNIFDAMEVTKENGQVVVLECQQHLGEDRVRTIAMDSTEGLARGTEVRDLGAPISMPTGDGVKGRLFNVIGYAIDGIPQPKSDARLPIHRNAPAFEDLATTSEVFFTGIKVIDLLAPYVKGGKIGLFGGAGVGKTVLIQELINNIAKAYSGLSVFAGVGERTREGNDLLREFIESDIIRYGADFKHSMEEGGWDLSKVDMAEMEKSQATLVFGQMNEPPGARARVALSGLTIAESFRDGDGTGAGRDILFFIDNIFRFTQAGSELSALLGRMPSAVGYQPTLATEMGAMQERITSTKRGSITSVQAVYVPADDLTDPAPANTFAHLDATTTLSRKIAELGIYPAVDPLDSTSRILSADVLGDEHYNTAQRVKELLQRYKELQDIIAILGMDELSEEDKQTVNRARRVQRFLSQPFFVAEQFTGLPGVLVDIKDTIRGFNEIIDGKYDHLPEAAFNLVGTIEDAVVKGERLIAEAK; translated from the coding sequence ATGGCGAACACCGGCAAAATCACCCAAATTATCGGCCCCGTCGTGGACGTAAGCTTCGCTGGGGAGGGCACCAAGCTCCCGAATATCTTCGACGCGATGGAAGTGACGAAAGAAAACGGCCAGGTGGTGGTGCTCGAATGCCAGCAGCACTTGGGCGAAGACCGAGTCCGCACCATTGCCATGGACTCGACCGAGGGCCTGGCCCGCGGCACCGAGGTACGCGACTTGGGGGCCCCTATTTCGATGCCTACCGGCGACGGCGTGAAAGGCCGCCTGTTCAACGTTATTGGCTACGCCATCGACGGCATTCCCCAGCCCAAGAGCGACGCCCGCCTGCCCATCCACCGCAACGCCCCGGCGTTCGAGGACCTGGCCACCACGTCGGAGGTGTTCTTCACCGGCATCAAAGTAATCGACCTGCTGGCCCCCTACGTGAAGGGCGGCAAAATTGGCCTGTTCGGCGGCGCCGGTGTGGGCAAAACCGTTCTCATCCAGGAGCTTATCAACAACATCGCCAAGGCCTACTCGGGCCTGTCGGTGTTTGCCGGCGTGGGCGAGCGCACCCGCGAGGGCAACGACTTGTTGCGCGAATTCATCGAGTCGGACATCATCCGCTACGGCGCTGATTTCAAGCACTCAATGGAGGAAGGTGGCTGGGATTTGAGCAAGGTGGACATGGCCGAAATGGAAAAATCGCAGGCCACCCTGGTGTTCGGCCAGATGAACGAGCCCCCCGGAGCCCGCGCCCGCGTGGCCTTGTCGGGCCTGACCATCGCCGAGAGCTTCCGCGACGGCGACGGCACCGGTGCCGGCCGCGACATTCTGTTCTTCATCGATAACATTTTCCGCTTCACGCAGGCCGGCTCGGAGCTGTCGGCGCTGCTGGGCCGCATGCCGTCGGCCGTGGGCTACCAGCCCACGCTGGCCACCGAAATGGGCGCCATGCAGGAGCGCATCACCTCTACCAAGCGCGGCTCCATCACCTCGGTGCAGGCCGTGTACGTGCCGGCCGATGACTTGACCGACCCGGCCCCGGCCAACACCTTTGCCCACTTGGACGCCACGACGACGCTGAGCCGCAAAATTGCCGAGCTGGGCATCTACCCCGCCGTGGACCCGCTGGACTCGACCTCGCGCATCCTCTCGGCCGACGTGCTCGGCGACGAGCATTACAACACCGCCCAGCGCGTGAAGGAGCTGCTCCAGCGCTACAAGGAGCTGCAAGACATCATCGCCATTCTCGGCATGGACGAGCTGAGCGAGGAGGACAAGCAGACCGTGAACCGCGCCCGCCGCGTGCAGCGCTTCCTCTCGCAGCCGTTCTTCGTGGCCGAGCAGTTCACCGGCCTGCCCGGCGTGCTCGTGGACATCAAGGATACCATCCGCGGCTTCAACGAAATCATCGACGGTAAGTACGACCACCTGCCCGAGGCCGCCTTCAACCTGGTGGGCACCATTGAGGACGCCGTGGTGAAAGGCGAGCGCCTCATCGCCGAAGCCAAATAA
- the atpC gene encoding ATP synthase F1 subunit epsilon — protein MHLEIITPDRKVFEGEVISANFPGADGSFEVLNNHAPLIAALKAGDVTLTGAAGRDTFRIEGGVVEVLRNSVIVLAEGASA, from the coding sequence ATGCATTTAGAAATCATCACCCCTGACCGCAAGGTGTTCGAAGGCGAAGTGATATCGGCCAACTTTCCGGGGGCCGACGGCTCGTTTGAAGTGCTGAACAACCACGCCCCGCTGATTGCCGCCCTGAAGGCCGGCGACGTGACGCTAACCGGCGCTGCCGGCCGCGACACGTTCCGTATAGAGGGCGGCGTGGTGGAAGTGCTGCGCAACAGCGTGATTGTGCTGGCCGAAGGCGCCAGCGCCTAG
- the katG gene encoding catalase/peroxidase HPI yields MHSISSDKTDTKTFEMAGKCPFGGDSIGGVEGTPPTLSDWYPNRLRVELLHHNGPRANPLGESFDYAKAFNAIDLAVLKQEINTLLTTSVAWWPSDYGNYGPQMVRMAWHSAGTYRIADGRGGAGEGLMRFAPINSWWDNGNTDKSRRLIWPIKQKYGSALSWADLIVLTGNCAMEIMGFPTYGFAGGRHDAWEADNSTYWGPEVWDAKNVTSYDSMVMRDKRWRGQNGDADYDLENPLAASHSSIIYVNPEGPYGKGDAMGSARDIRITFSRMAMNDEETVALIAGGHAFGKSHGMVKSSEIGAPPEIAPMEAMGFGWHNPVGTGNAEFTMTNGIEGSWTPNPTQWDNDYLINLFKFDWEQTRSPAGALQWTPTDKSAPKTPDAHIPGQMNALMMMTTDIALKVDPDYRRVCEKFLNDFDTFTLAFAKAWYKLTHRDMGPRERYLGSEKVNLNDLLWQDPIPVSNYALVDAADITVLKKSVLASDISVSDLVFTAFSAAVTFRGSDKRGGANGGRLALAPQKDWSVNRRTVPVIAALRTVMEEFNGQHTGGKKVSLADLIVLGGCAALEKAAADAGLTITVPFTPGRRDTTQELTDIEMFTWLKPVADGFRNYLDEGFEQISQGVAPEEFFLDKAQLLSLTSPEWVALMGGLKAMNANYDGSAHGIFTDRVGVLTNDFFTVLTSMDFEWKKTDAKGLTFSLDDRTTGAQRFTATRSDLVFGSNSHLRAVAEVYAGSDGHERFVNAFVKAWDKVMMLDRYDVKV; encoded by the coding sequence ATGCACAGCATAAGCAGCGATAAAACCGACACCAAAACATTTGAAATGGCCGGCAAGTGCCCCTTCGGCGGCGACAGCATCGGTGGTGTGGAAGGAACGCCACCCACATTGTCCGACTGGTATCCTAATCGGTTAAGGGTTGAGCTACTTCACCATAACGGCCCGCGGGCCAATCCGCTCGGCGAAAGCTTTGACTACGCCAAAGCCTTCAATGCTATCGATCTAGCTGTGCTGAAGCAGGAAATTAATACCTTGCTGACCACCTCGGTCGCCTGGTGGCCTTCTGATTACGGCAATTATGGCCCGCAGATGGTTCGGATGGCTTGGCACTCCGCCGGCACCTACCGCATCGCCGACGGCCGAGGCGGCGCTGGTGAGGGGCTGATGCGCTTCGCGCCCATCAACAGCTGGTGGGACAATGGTAACACCGATAAGTCGCGCCGCCTAATATGGCCCATTAAGCAGAAGTACGGCAGCGCTCTTTCCTGGGCCGACCTGATTGTACTGACCGGCAACTGTGCCATGGAAATCATGGGCTTCCCCACCTACGGTTTCGCCGGGGGGCGTCACGACGCTTGGGAGGCCGATAACTCCACTTATTGGGGCCCTGAGGTGTGGGATGCCAAAAATGTGACCTCGTACGACAGCATGGTCATGCGCGACAAGCGGTGGCGCGGCCAAAATGGCGACGCGGACTATGACCTCGAAAACCCGCTGGCAGCCTCCCACTCGTCCATTATTTACGTGAACCCCGAAGGCCCCTACGGCAAGGGCGATGCAATGGGCTCGGCGCGTGATATCCGCATTACGTTCTCGCGCATGGCCATGAACGACGAGGAGACCGTAGCCCTGATTGCCGGCGGTCATGCCTTCGGCAAGAGCCACGGCATGGTTAAGTCGTCCGAAATCGGAGCCCCGCCCGAGATTGCGCCGATGGAGGCAATGGGATTTGGCTGGCACAACCCCGTGGGTACGGGCAACGCTGAATTTACGATGACCAACGGCATCGAGGGCAGTTGGACGCCAAACCCGACCCAGTGGGACAACGACTATCTTATAAACCTATTCAAGTTCGATTGGGAGCAGACTAGGAGCCCAGCCGGTGCGCTACAATGGACCCCGACCGACAAGAGCGCGCCCAAAACACCCGATGCCCACATCCCAGGCCAGATGAATGCCCTGATGATGATGACCACCGACATCGCCTTGAAAGTGGACCCCGACTACCGCCGGGTCTGCGAGAAATTCCTCAACGACTTCGATACATTCACCCTGGCCTTCGCCAAGGCCTGGTACAAGCTGACCCACCGCGACATGGGGCCGCGGGAGCGCTACCTCGGCTCTGAGAAGGTTAACTTAAATGACTTGCTCTGGCAGGACCCCATTCCGGTGTCCAATTATGCCTTGGTCGACGCGGCGGACATCACAGTGCTTAAGAAGTCAGTTTTGGCATCGGATATTTCAGTTTCCGACCTAGTCTTCACCGCCTTTTCCGCCGCAGTAACCTTTCGTGGCAGCGACAAGCGGGGCGGCGCCAATGGCGGGCGGCTCGCGCTGGCCCCCCAAAAGGATTGGTCGGTCAATCGCCGGACGGTACCGGTAATCGCGGCATTACGTACAGTAATGGAGGAGTTCAATGGCCAACACACGGGCGGTAAAAAAGTATCGCTCGCCGACCTCATCGTGTTAGGGGGCTGCGCTGCGCTCGAGAAAGCGGCAGCTGATGCGGGCTTAACAATTACTGTTCCCTTCACGCCAGGCCGGCGCGACACCACTCAGGAGCTCACCGATATCGAGATGTTCACGTGGCTAAAGCCCGTGGCCGACGGGTTTCGCAACTACCTCGATGAAGGGTTCGAGCAGATTTCGCAGGGAGTGGCCCCGGAGGAGTTTTTCCTCGATAAAGCGCAGCTCCTCTCGCTTACCTCACCGGAGTGGGTGGCACTAATGGGTGGCCTGAAGGCCATGAATGCCAACTACGACGGCTCTGCGCACGGCATTTTCACCGACCGCGTCGGCGTGCTGACTAACGACTTCTTTACCGTACTCACAAGTATGGACTTCGAGTGGAAGAAAACGGACGCGAAGGGACTGACCTTTTCGCTCGACGACCGCACGACGGGCGCGCAACGCTTTACAGCAACGCGTTCTGACCTTGTGTTCGGATCCAACAGTCATTTACGCGCGGTCGCGGAAGTTTATGCCGGCAGTGATGGGCATGAGCGCTTCGTGAATGCTTTTGTGAAGGCGTGGGACAAGGTGATGATGCTCGACCGCTATGACGTGAAAGTCTGA
- a CDS encoding ribose-phosphate pyrophosphokinase, with protein MKQVRIFAGSASCELAAGIAAAYGQPLGDLSIQRFADTEMGPSFNESVRGCEVFLIQSTFPPAENLMELMLMVDAAKRASAHKVNIVMPYMGYARQDRKDKPRVSIGAKVVANIVQSVGTDRMMTCELHAGQIQGFFDIPVDHLDGATVTAPYIKSLNLENLIFASPDVGGVVRTRAFAKKFGAEIVVCDKMRLRANEIASMQVIGDVTGMNVVLVDDMVDTAGTICKAADLLMERGALSVRAVITHPLLSGPAHARIRASALTELVVTDTIPLREPNERIRVISVANLFAHAIRNVVTHESISSLFV; from the coding sequence ATGAAGCAAGTAAGAATTTTTGCCGGCAGCGCCTCGTGCGAGTTGGCCGCCGGCATCGCCGCCGCCTACGGCCAGCCGCTGGGCGACCTTAGCATCCAGCGCTTTGCCGATACCGAGATGGGGCCCAGCTTCAACGAGAGCGTGCGAGGCTGCGAGGTGTTCTTGATTCAAAGCACGTTTCCGCCGGCCGAAAACCTGATGGAGCTGATGCTGATGGTGGACGCGGCCAAGCGTGCCTCGGCCCACAAGGTGAACATCGTGATGCCCTACATGGGCTACGCCCGGCAAGACCGCAAGGACAAGCCGCGCGTGAGCATTGGGGCTAAGGTGGTGGCCAACATCGTCCAGAGCGTGGGCACCGACCGAATGATGACCTGCGAGCTGCACGCAGGCCAGATCCAGGGCTTTTTTGACATCCCGGTGGACCACCTCGACGGGGCCACCGTGACGGCGCCCTACATCAAGTCGCTCAACCTGGAGAACCTCATCTTTGCCTCGCCCGACGTGGGCGGCGTGGTGCGCACCCGGGCGTTCGCCAAAAAATTCGGGGCCGAGATTGTGGTGTGCGACAAGATGCGCCTGCGGGCCAACGAGATTGCCTCGATGCAGGTAATTGGCGACGTAACGGGCATGAACGTGGTGCTGGTGGACGACATGGTGGACACGGCCGGCACCATTTGCAAAGCCGCCGACCTTCTGATGGAGCGCGGGGCCCTGTCGGTGCGCGCCGTCATCACGCACCCGCTGCTCAGCGGCCCGGCCCACGCGCGCATCCGCGCCAGCGCCCTCACTGAGCTGGTAGTAACGGATACAATTCCGCTGCGCGAACCCAACGAGAGAATCCGGGTGATTTCGGTAGCCAATTTGTTCGCCCACGCCATCCGCAACGTGGTCACGCATGAGAGCATCAGCTCGCTGTTTGTGTAA